The Flavobacterium piscisymbiosum genome includes a region encoding these proteins:
- a CDS encoding ATP-binding protein translates to MSSIKIKNFGPIKEGYTDNDGFLPIDKLMIFIGGQGSGKSSIVKLISTLTWLEKALVKGTILIKDIVENDAFRIKWCEFQSIQNYFNPHSFIEYKGKYIHFKYDLEKAEILIIENTVYEQPKITYIPAERNFLSVLEDLENIKGLPKSLSWTLAEFIKAQRSLTEAHPIYINDIEFEYDDSTKVSYISGKGFNRLKLAEASSGIQSVVPLIVVLSYLEGFINSKISQDIDNLSFAESERFNSLLKEINKDTISVLSEYSKRIEALNKKFLPQNLFSIIEEIEQNLFPESQKNLLFKSFEFNNNREDNHLIITTHSPYIIAYTSLAMKAFKVKENINKSFDFLKRLEDIVPLKSCLNPDKTGVYQIDNEGVVVSIKSERGQILDNNFLNTSLEDTNDLFNDLLDIAEECNK, encoded by the coding sequence ATGTCATCAATTAAAATTAAAAATTTTGGACCTATAAAAGAAGGTTATACTGATAATGATGGATTTTTACCAATCGATAAGTTAATGATATTTATTGGTGGACAAGGTAGTGGTAAAAGTAGTATTGTAAAACTAATATCTACTCTGACTTGGTTAGAAAAGGCATTGGTTAAAGGAACCATTTTAATTAAGGATATTGTAGAAAATGATGCTTTTAGAATAAAATGGTGTGAATTTCAATCTATTCAAAATTATTTTAATCCGCATTCTTTTATTGAATATAAAGGAAAATATATTCATTTTAAATATGATTTAGAAAAAGCTGAAATACTGATTATAGAGAACACTGTTTACGAACAGCCTAAAATAACATATATACCTGCAGAACGAAATTTTCTAAGTGTTTTGGAAGATTTGGAGAATATTAAAGGGTTGCCAAAATCACTAAGTTGGACTCTTGCTGAGTTTATTAAAGCCCAGAGAAGTTTAACAGAAGCACATCCCATTTACATTAATGATATTGAATTTGAATATGATGACAGTACTAAAGTGTCTTATATTTCAGGAAAAGGGTTTAATAGATTAAAACTTGCAGAAGCATCTAGCGGAATTCAATCAGTTGTTCCTTTAATAGTTGTACTTTCATATTTGGAGGGATTTATAAATAGTAAAATATCTCAGGATATTGATAATTTAAGTTTTGCGGAGAGCGAAAGGTTTAATTCCTTATTAAAGGAGATAAATAAAGATACCATATCAGTTCTTAGTGAATATTCGAAAAGAATAGAAGCGTTGAATAAAAAGTTTTTGCCTCAAAATCTTTTTTCAATAATTGAAGAAATTGAACAAAATCTGTTTCCAGAAAGTCAAAAAAATCTATTATTTAAATCTTTTGAATTCAATAATAATAGAGAGGATAATCATCTAATAATTACTACTCATAGTCCTTACATAATTGCTTATACAAGCCTTGCTATGAAAGCATTTAAGGTAAAAGAAAATATAAATAAAAGTTTTGATTTCTTAAAAAGACTTGAAGATATTGTGCCATTAAAATCTTGTCTAAATCCTGATAAAACGGGTGTTTATCAAATTGATAATGAAGGTGTAGTTGTTTCTATAAAATCAGAAAGAGGTCAGATTTTGGATAATAATTTCTTGAATACAAGTTTAGAAGATACTAACGATTTGTTTAATGATTTACTTGATATAGCAGAGGAATGCAACAAATAG